A section of the Verrucomicrobium sp. GAS474 genome encodes:
- the glmM gene encoding phosphoglucosamine mutase gives MTQQKLFGTDGIRGVANVDPITPEVAFRLGGLMATVFGRNLAPGARPRVLIGRDTRLSGPMLEAALLSGLLSHGADATLLGVLPTPGVALLVRQFGAAAAVVISASHNPFADNGLKIFQGTGYKCDDALEAEIEAGLLDGRPLPRPEGNGLGRLLPLRAGETATSLYERAIVASWPHDPAALPLKGLKIALDAANGASYQTSPAVLRALGAEVIVAHDAPDGVNINEGCGSTHPEVVEALVKQSRARVGISHDGDADRVICCDETGSALDGDELLAIVGLDLLRSGRLPGKAMVATVMSNLALDELFASEGGRIARCAVGDRAVLETMLAEGLAFGGEQSGHVILKEHATTGDGLLSALALLRVVVESRKPLSELRRVLKKYPQTLVNLKVRVRTPFAEIPGLESAIAEAEKTLGTAGRLLLRYSGTEPKIRLLIEAKDEALLAPLAEKILAPVKAAIGV, from the coding sequence ATGACCCAGCAGAAACTCTTCGGCACCGACGGCATCCGCGGCGTCGCCAACGTCGATCCCATCACCCCCGAAGTCGCCTTCCGCCTCGGCGGCCTCATGGCCACGGTCTTCGGGCGGAACCTCGCGCCCGGAGCCCGCCCCCGCGTCCTCATCGGGCGGGACACCCGCCTCTCCGGCCCGATGCTCGAGGCCGCCCTCCTCTCCGGCCTCCTCTCCCACGGGGCCGACGCCACCCTCCTCGGCGTCCTCCCCACCCCCGGCGTCGCCCTCCTCGTCCGGCAATTCGGCGCCGCCGCCGCCGTCGTCATCAGCGCCTCCCACAATCCCTTCGCCGACAACGGCCTCAAAATCTTCCAGGGCACCGGCTACAAGTGCGATGACGCCCTCGAAGCCGAGATCGAGGCGGGCCTCCTCGACGGCCGTCCCCTCCCCCGTCCCGAAGGCAACGGCCTCGGCCGCCTCCTTCCCCTCCGCGCCGGGGAAACGGCGACGTCCCTCTACGAACGGGCGATCGTCGCCTCCTGGCCCCACGATCCCGCCGCCCTCCCGCTGAAGGGCCTGAAGATCGCCCTCGACGCGGCGAACGGGGCCTCCTACCAGACCTCCCCCGCCGTCCTCCGCGCCCTCGGCGCCGAGGTGATCGTCGCGCACGACGCGCCCGACGGCGTCAACATCAACGAAGGGTGCGGCAGCACCCATCCCGAGGTCGTCGAGGCCCTCGTGAAACAGAGCCGCGCCCGCGTCGGCATCTCCCACGACGGCGACGCCGACCGCGTCATCTGCTGCGACGAGACCGGGAGCGCCCTCGACGGCGACGAGCTCCTCGCCATCGTCGGCCTCGACCTCCTCCGCTCCGGGAGGCTCCCCGGCAAGGCGATGGTCGCCACCGTCATGAGCAACCTCGCCCTCGACGAGCTCTTCGCCTCCGAGGGAGGCCGCATCGCCCGGTGCGCCGTCGGCGACCGCGCCGTGCTGGAAACGATGCTCGCCGAGGGCCTCGCCTTCGGCGGCGAGCAATCGGGCCACGTCATCCTGAAGGAACACGCGACGACCGGAGACGGCCTCCTGAGCGCCCTCGCCCTCCTCCGCGTCGTCGTCGAAAGCCGAAAGCCGTTGAGCGAGCTGCGGCGGGTGCTGAAGAAATACCCGCAGACTCTTGTGAATTTGAAAGTGCGCGTCCGGACGCCCTTCGCCGAGATCCCCGGCCTGGAAAGCGCCATCGCCGAAGCGGAGAAAACCCTCGGCACCGCCGGACGGCTGCTGCTGCGCTACTCCGGCACCGAGCCGAAGATCCGACTGCTGATCGAGGCGAAAGACGAGGCGCTGCTCGCACCGTTGGCGGAGAAGATCCTCGCGCCGGTGAAAGCCGCCATCGGGGTTTAG
- the cdaA gene encoding diadenylate cyclase CdaA, producing MDLSRIPWPWAIEILLIAVGLYSIWKLFHGTRGARVLTGLVIVLVTLSIISHFLNLSVVSAIVEQFYPSLLIGVVILFQPELRQMLSELGSKPILRSSHQQSEVIEHIVNAVEILQRERYGALIAVEQEDIFNPGRDTGTQLNAEVSADLLATIFYPKTPLHDGGAIIRGNKIAAAAAIFPLTHREQLDRALGLRHRASLGLSEETDAVIVVLSEETGTIAVAYQGELIRPLDPDGLRTRLSEILL from the coding sequence ATGGATTTGTCCCGCATTCCCTGGCCCTGGGCGATCGAGATCCTCCTCATCGCCGTCGGCCTCTACTCGATCTGGAAGCTCTTCCACGGCACCCGCGGCGCGCGCGTGCTCACGGGGCTGGTGATCGTCCTCGTCACCCTCTCCATCATCTCCCATTTCCTGAACCTCTCCGTCGTCAGCGCCATCGTGGAGCAGTTCTACCCCTCCCTCCTCATCGGCGTCGTCATCCTCTTCCAGCCCGAGCTCCGGCAGATGCTCTCCGAGCTCGGCAGCAAGCCGATCCTCCGCAGCAGCCACCAGCAGAGCGAGGTGATCGAGCACATCGTCAACGCCGTCGAGATCCTCCAGCGGGAACGCTACGGCGCGCTCATCGCCGTCGAGCAGGAAGACATCTTCAACCCGGGCCGCGACACCGGCACCCAGCTCAACGCCGAAGTCAGCGCCGACCTCCTCGCCACCATCTTCTACCCGAAGACCCCCCTCCACGACGGCGGGGCCATCATCCGCGGGAACAAGATCGCCGCCGCCGCCGCCATCTTCCCCCTCACCCACCGGGAGCAGCTCGACCGCGCCCTCGGCCTCCGCCACCGCGCCTCCCTCGGCCTCTCCGAGGAGACCGACGCCGTCATCGTCGTCCTCTCCGAGGAGACCGGCACCATCGCCGTCGCCTACCAAGGCGAGCTCATCCGCCCCCTCGATCCCGACGGCCTCCGCACCCGCCTGAGCGAAATCCTTCTCTAA
- the folP gene encoding dihydropteroate synthase, with amino-acid sequence MPFSWQTATLSLPLPARPLVMGIVNLTPDSFSDGGRYSSLPFAVTRALEMEAAGADLLDFGAESTRPGAAPVPAEEEGRRLFPVLEALRGKLKIPLSVDTTKAAIAEGAWERGAAIVNDISGGRFDPELQPVVARRGLGYVLTHSRGTPETMQTLTGYAGGDVAGEVARDLAAAAAAAEGLGIARERIVLDPGFGFAKTTEENLALLARLRTVAALPYPLLIGLSRKSFLKRVAGEAALEVSTRVAETFAATQGARIWRTHDVASARAASQLLEGLGVPPDSRS; translated from the coding sequence ATGCCTTTCTCCTGGCAAACGGCAACTCTTTCCCTCCCCCTCCCGGCCCGCCCGCTGGTGATGGGGATCGTGAACCTCACCCCCGATTCGTTCTCCGACGGGGGGCGCTACTCCTCCCTCCCCTTCGCCGTCACCCGCGCCCTCGAGATGGAGGCCGCCGGGGCTGATCTCCTCGATTTCGGCGCCGAATCGACCCGCCCCGGGGCCGCTCCCGTCCCGGCGGAGGAGGAGGGCCGCCGCCTTTTCCCCGTCCTCGAGGCGCTCCGGGGGAAACTGAAGATCCCCCTCTCCGTCGACACCACGAAGGCCGCCATCGCCGAGGGCGCGTGGGAGCGGGGGGCCGCGATCGTGAACGACATCTCCGGGGGCCGCTTCGATCCCGAGCTCCAGCCCGTCGTCGCCCGGCGCGGCCTCGGCTACGTCCTCACCCACTCCCGGGGGACCCCGGAGACGATGCAGACCCTGACCGGGTACGCGGGTGGCGACGTCGCCGGGGAGGTCGCGCGGGACCTCGCCGCCGCCGCCGCCGCCGCCGAGGGCCTCGGCATCGCGCGGGAGCGGATCGTCCTCGATCCCGGCTTCGGCTTCGCGAAGACGACCGAGGAGAACCTCGCCCTCCTCGCCCGCCTCCGCACCGTCGCCGCCCTCCCCTATCCCCTCCTCATCGGCCTCTCGCGGAAATCGTTTTTGAAAAGGGTTGCCGGGGAAGCCGCCTTGGAGGTAAGCACAAGGGTGGCCGAAACCTTCGCCGCCACACAGGGAGCCCGGATCTGGCGCACGCACGACGTCGCCTCCGCCCGGGCTGCCAGCCAGCTTCTGGAAGGCCTGGGCGTCCCCCCGGATTCCCGATCCTAG
- a CDS encoding WbuC family cupin fold metalloprotein, with translation MPPSAQPTPFPLAFPPVEGALFALDEATLLRGIEGSRHSPRKRIILPLHRTQDAAVQRMLNFLQPGTYAAPHMHPQPGAVENVIVLRGAIDFFRFDAGGKVLDRIPLKEGGAGMIDMEPGVWHTFTAVVPDTVILEVKRGPYRADLDKVFAPWAPLEGAPEAGAWMADLLRTPPVRESSVGV, from the coding sequence ATGCCGCCGTCCGCCCAGCCCACTCCATTTCCGCTCGCCTTTCCTCCCGTGGAGGGAGCGCTCTTCGCGCTCGACGAGGCGACGTTGCTCCGGGGCATCGAGGGGTCCCGCCACTCCCCCCGGAAGCGGATCATTCTTCCCCTGCACCGGACCCAGGACGCCGCCGTCCAGCGGATGCTCAATTTCCTCCAGCCGGGGACCTACGCTGCCCCCCACATGCATCCCCAGCCCGGGGCGGTCGAGAACGTCATCGTCCTCCGGGGCGCGATCGATTTCTTCCGCTTCGACGCGGGCGGGAAGGTCCTCGACCGGATTCCGCTGAAGGAAGGGGGCGCGGGGATGATCGATATGGAGCCGGGCGTCTGGCACACCTTCACGGCGGTCGTTCCCGACACGGTGATCCTCGAGGTGAAGCGGGGGCCGTACCGCGCCGATCTCGACAAGGTTTTCGCCCCCTGGGCTCCCCTGGAGGGGGCGCCGGAGGCCGGGGCGTGGATGGCCGACCTGCTGCGGACGCCGCCGGTGCGGGAGTCCTCTGTTGGCGTTTAA
- a CDS encoding sigma-70 family RNA polymerase sigma factor, which translates to MKSRDSFKASSPASGGAGTPSQSPSPKEAALVRAALLALTEKHGAIVLRYATRLAGDPKRGGEAVKRAFVLLAGLPDFPSLAAEKQVEKLYRAAREAALAQLKGEARRPRTATASPVDPVRLGLNQVQEEMLRLKFECGLGYPAIGAVLDVAPAHVARLVHAALAQVRGKEGAA; encoded by the coding sequence ATGAAATCCAGGGATTCCTTCAAAGCCTCCTCCCCCGCCTCCGGCGGGGCCGGAACCCCGTCGCAGTCCCCTTCGCCCAAGGAGGCGGCCCTCGTCCGCGCCGCCCTCCTGGCCCTCACCGAAAAGCACGGCGCGATCGTCCTCCGCTACGCGACCCGCCTGGCGGGCGATCCGAAGCGGGGCGGCGAGGCGGTGAAGCGGGCCTTCGTCCTCCTCGCGGGGCTCCCCGATTTCCCTTCCCTGGCCGCCGAGAAGCAGGTGGAGAAGCTCTACCGCGCCGCCCGCGAGGCGGCCCTCGCCCAGCTCAAGGGCGAGGCGCGGCGTCCCCGGACGGCTACCGCCTCCCCCGTCGATCCGGTCCGCCTCGGGCTGAATCAGGTGCAGGAGGAGATGCTCCGGCTGAAGTTCGAGTGCGGCCTCGGGTATCCCGCGATCGGGGCGGTCCTCGACGTCGCGCCCGCCCACGTCGCCCGCCTCGTCCATGCGGCCCTCGCGCAGGTGAGGGGGAAGGAAGGAGCCGCGTGA